In Plasmodium yoelii strain 17X genome assembly, chromosome: 6, one DNA window encodes the following:
- a CDS encoding eukaryotic translation initiation factor 3 subunit I, putative, translated as MKRKYLCGHNRPLTHVNTNCDGDLLFTTGRDKKFILWNLADGNQIGLYECSGAVYNSDVTFDSKRVVCSSAANKIYIFDVYTGETLKVIDESGPVRFVEFNRDPLNQNRVIAAIDRLKADHKRFIKLYDLKSDTLIWKQEHESRCIQVRWCFFDKLILSAHENGEIVIWNSEDGHQIRKFQAHTKEVTNLSFDKDRMIMLSSSTDGTAILRDAVNFDIINEYKTDRPLNTCDISPLFRSENNPKNHIILAGGQAAEHVTTTATGEGKFQTLLYDIIHANELGSIKGHFGTVHSIKFLPHGDGFVSGGEDGFARIYHFDQDYFIGKYD; from the exons atgaagagaAAGTATTTATGTGGTCACAATCGTCCATTAACTCATGTAAATACAAACTGTGATGgagatttattatttactaCAGGAAGG gataaaaaattcattttgtGGAATTTAGCTGATGGAAACCAAATAG GCCTTTATGAATGTAGTGGAGCTGTATATAATTCAGATGTCACATTTGATAGCAAAAGGGTAGTATGCTCATCAGCagcaaataaaatatatatatttgatgtATATACTGGAGAAACTTTAAAAGTAATCGATGAATCAGGACCTGTACGTTTTGTCGAATTTAACAGAGACCCATTAAATCAAAATCGAGTAATTGCTGCAATTGATAGATTAAAAGCAGATCATAAAagatttataaaattgtatgaTTTAAAAAGTGATACATTAATATGGAAACAAGAACACGAAAGTCGATGTATACAAGTAAGATGGtgtttttttgataaattaattttatctgCTCATGAAAATGGTGAAATAGTAATATGGAATTCAGAAGATGGACATCAAATTCGAAAATTTCAAGCACATACAAAAGAAGTTACAAATTTATCATTTGATAAGGATAGAATGATTATGCTATCATCTTCAACTGATGGAACTGCTATTTTAAGAGATGCAGTTAATTTTGATAttattaatgaatataaaacagATCGACCTTTAAATACTTGTGATATATCTCCATTATTTCGAAGTGAAAATAATCCAAAAAACCATATCATTTTAGCTGGTGGGCAAGCTGCAGAGCATGTTACTACTACTGCTACTGGAGAAGGTAAATTTCAAACTTTACTTTATGACATTATACATGCCAATGAATTGGGAAGTATTAAGGGACATTTCGGTACAGTTCACTCAATTAAATTTTTACCACATGGTGATGGTTTTGTTTCGGGAGGAGAAGACGGTTTTGCTAGAATTTACCATTTTGATCAAGACTATTTTATAGGAAAGTatgattaa
- a CDS encoding drug/metabolite transporter DMT2, putative — protein sequence MKQYAVEATLLLFIISYCVQPMLIDTIKYNGCANSSTFIFLIPHYLSMVMVGFLPTKCKLQDCEWKKILFISVMDLINQVLKKVGLIYSGSALYVIIDSSTLIFTAMWRKLILKKKLLIFQLIGILLITFGIAIKSNTLKVEIHGEEIIGSILIISSNILTGFIFVLNEKYMNNMDGPNIVCLMGIFCSSAIFIWTCIWTIPNFDNLILKNIIKNNGNINIIVISFIFLFLFNLITSSTLWYIMKTKGSLYIGILKGLKVVIIFMFSHIFFCKYDSKQCLNLHSSLSVAFCMTGVVVYSYNDYLTSIKDKLILHKMQNDPDILIKPKV from the coding sequence ATGAAGCAATATGCGGTGGAAGCAACGTTATTGTTGTTTATTATAAGTTATTGTGTACAGCCCATGCTAATAGATACgataaaatataatggaTGCGCAAATTCGAGCacctttatatttttaataccaCATTATTTATCAATGGTTATGGTTGGTTTTTTACCAACAAAATGTAAATTACAAGATTGtgaatggaaaaaaatattatttatttcagtTATGGATTTAATAAATcaagttttaaaaaaagttgGTTTAATATATTCTGGTTCAGCTTTATATGTTATTATAGATAGTTCtacattaatttttacaGCAATGTGGAGAAAacttattttaaaaaaaaaattattaatttttcagCTAATTGggatattattaattacaTTTGGAATTGCAATAAAATCAAATACTTTAAAAGTTGAGATACATGGTGAAGAAATTATTGgttcaatattaattatatctagtaatatattaacaggttttatttttgttttaaatgaaaaatatatgaataatatgGATGGACCAAATATTGTATGTTTGATGGgaatattttgttcatctGCTATATTTATATGGACATGTATATGGACAATACcaaattttgataatttaatattaaaaaatattataaaaaataatggaaatattaatataattgttatatcatttattttcctttttttatttaatttaattacaTCTTCAACTTTGTGgtatataatgaaaacaaagggatcattatatattggtataTTAAAAGGCCTTAAGGttgttatcatttttatgtttagtcatatttttttttgtaaatatgaCTCAAAACAATGCCTAAATTTGCATTCTTCATTATCTGTTGCATTTTGTATGACAGGAGTAGTtgtatattcatataatgaTTATTTAACTAGTATTAAAGATAAATTGATATTACATAAAATGCAAAACGACCCAGATATCTTAATCAAGCCAAAGGTATAA